In Bos taurus isolate L1 Dominette 01449 registration number 42190680 breed Hereford chromosome 10, ARS-UCD2.0, whole genome shotgun sequence, the genomic window tatttaaatttagttttgaTTGAAATTAGTTTCCCTGACCTTTCAATTGACAGTTATATTCAAACACATGTCATTAAGAATTAGgtctaaaaaaaaattcaaaatcaggAGAAAGCCCATGAAAGTATAGTTTATCTCAAGTACTTAAAGGGAAACCAGGAATAGAACACAGAAGGGAAAGTGGCCCAGAGAAAGAATGGCTCAAAAAACGTTTATTTTTCCAGTTATAAATGCAGtacatatgtgaaagtgaagtggctcagtcgtgtctgactctttgtgaccccatggactgtagcctaccagactcctcagtccatggaattttccaggcaagagtactggagtgggttgccatttccttctccagcatacTTTTATTGAAaagttagaaaatagaaaaagaagaacgtACCATTACTTGCTTTCCCAGCACTTTGAGATGCTACTATTAGCATGTTCACATGCTTCATTTCAGACGTTTTTCTTTGACTATATCCAGTCttagtaaaattataaaattatgattTTCACTCCACTTTAAAGTGTTTTCCATATATTATTCAatagtttgaaagcatttttaatggctgaatatttTTCATTCAGAGTTATATCTTGTTAAAAATTCctttgttgattatttttttcctcatctagTAGTATGAACTGTATATGAAATACTACTAGAGTAGTATTGTCTTATATTTGTTGATTCTTTGTTATTCTCTCACTACCTCTGAAATTGTCTTCATAGAAACTGGCCTGATCAAGCTGGTGCTGACCAGTTCATTTCTTCAGAGTGTACCTTTAAATGTTTTTCAGATCTCATAGGATGGCTGGAATATAAAGAAGGCCATTGTGAAGACCAGGCCTCAAGGGCAGTTGACTGTTCCCCCTCCACACCACAATCTAATTCCCTTGCTGTCATTGCAGATGTGAATCCCAAGTACCAGTGCGATCTGGTGTCTAAAAATGGGAATGATGTGTATCGCTACCCCAGTCCACTTCATGCCGTGGCCGTGCAGAGCCCAATGTTCCTCCTTTGCCTGACTGGCAACCCACTGAGGGAAGAGGAGCGGCTTGGTAACCATGCCAATGACGTTTGTGCGGTATCTGAGCTGGACGCCGTCAAGACAGACACTAACTCACCATCTCCAAGCAGTTTGTGGTCTGCTCCCCATCCTTCATCCAGCAAGAAGATGGATGGTTACATTCTGAGCCTGGTCCAGAAAAAAACCCACCCAGTAAGGACCAACAAACCGAGGACCAGTGTGAACGCTGACCCCACGAAGGGGCTTCTGAGGAATGGGAGCGTTTGTGTCAGAGTGACTGGTGGTGTCTCACAGGGCAACAATGGGAACCTTAAGAATTCGAAACAGGTGCCTTTGCCCTCCGGAGGCATCCCTTCTTTGGACAGTGGGGGCTTCTCCCCACCAAAACAGTGGTCAAAAGAATCAAAGCCAGAACCTCTGGAAAGCAAGAGGTTGCCCGCGCCTGAAGGCTGTTCTCCAGGCACTGCTACCGAACTTCAAGGTAAGCATTTGCCCAAAAATGCCAAGCCCGTCTCCCAGGAACATGCGAGGTGTCCCCCCGCTGGGACAGGGGAGTCCTCTAAGGAAAGCGGGCAGATCCCAGCTGCCTCTCCGAAAGAGAGCCCTGGGAGGGTCCTCGCACCGCTGCAAGAGAACAAAGTGGTCCAGCCACTGAAAAAGGTGCCACAGAAAAACAGCCCGCAGGCAGGCACTCTGGCGCCCCCTCCCGCCGCCTCAGCCCTGCTGCCCCCCACTTTCCCGGCGGAAGAGCGGCCGGCCCTGGATTTCAGAAGCGAGGGCTCTTCTTCTCAGAGCCTGGAGGAAGGGCCGCCGGGGAAGGCGCCGCCCGTCCTGGCGCCGCCTCCGGGGGTCAGGCCACCCCGGGGTGCGCGCCCCGCGGCCGCCCCGAGGGGCTCCGGCGTGAAGCACCGGGCGCTGGCCGTCCACGGGCCGGAAAGTGCTCTGCCCCCCGTGAGGGAGAAGGCCCGGGTGGCCGGCAAGAAGTGTCGGTTCCCCGACGACACGGATACAAATAAGAAACTGCGGCGAGCCCCGGCTAAggcgcggcggggcgggggcggccaGCCGGACGCGGGGCTCCCCAGCCGGCCTCTGGGGGCGGGCCACCGCGCAGGGAGCCGGGCGCACGGCCACGGCCACGGCCGGGAGGCGGTGGTGGCCAAGCCCAAGCACAAGCGCACCGACTCGCGGCGGTGGAGGTCGGCCGCCGAGGTGTCGTACGAGGAGGCGCTGCGGCGCGCGCGGCGGGGCCGACGGGAGCCCGCGGGGCTGTTTGCGGCCGGGCCTTACGCCAGCCCCTACGCGTACGCGGCCAGCGACTCCGAGTACTCGGCCGAGTGCGAGTCCCTGTTCCACTCCACTGTGCTGGACACCAGCGAGGACGAGCGCAGCAACTACACCACCAACTGCTTCGGCGACAGCGAGTCCAGCGTGAGCGAGGGCGACTTCGTGGGCGACAGCACGAGCACCAGCGACTCGGAGGAGAGCGGGGGCTTGATATGGTCCCAGTTCGTGCAGACGCTCCCCCTGCAGCCGGTCCCGGCCTCCGACCTTCGCCACAACCCCACCAAAACCTTCGTCAAGATTAAGGCCTCGCACAACCTCAAGAAGAAGATCCTCCGCTTTCGATCGGGCTCTTTGAAACTGATGACGACGGTCTGAGGCACATCCTCCGTGTAGAGTGGGGCTTTCTAGTTCCCCGCCAGTCGGTGGTGtcttccttttttgtgtgtaataATTTCACGGAGTGCTTTCCTTTGGTTAAAAGAAAACCGAGGTGAATTTTTGTCTCATCTTCGTCACGTATGG contains:
- the DACT1 gene encoding dapper homolog 1 isoform X1; amino-acid sequence: MKPSPTGTAKEQEPPAPARGEQRTAEPEGRWREKGEADTERQRTRERQEATLAGLAELEYLRQRQELLVRGALRGTGGAGAAAARAGELPGEAAQRNRLEEKFLEENILLLRKQLNCLRRRDAGLLNQLQELDKQISDLRLDVEKTSEERLETDSRPSSGFYELSDGASGSLSNSSNSVFSECLSSCHSSTCFCSPLEATLTISDGCPKSADLIGWLEYKEGHCEDQASRAVDCSPSTPQSNSLAVIADVNPKYQCDLVSKNGNDVYRYPSPLHAVAVQSPMFLLCLTGNPLREEERLGNHANDVCAVSELDAVKTDTNSPSPSSLWSAPHPSSSKKMDGYILSLVQKKTHPVRTNKPRTSVNADPTKGLLRNGSVCVRVTGGVSQGNNGNLKNSKQVPLPSGGIPSLDSGGFSPPKQWSKESKPEPLESKRLPAPEGCSPGTATELQGKHLPKNAKPVSQEHARCPPAGTGESSKESGQIPAASPKESPGRVLAPLQENKVVQPLKKVPQKNSPQAGTLAPPPAASALLPPTFPAEERPALDFRSEGSSSQSLEEGPPGKAPPVLAPPPGVRPPRGARPAAAPRGSGVKHRALAVHGPESALPPVREKARVAGKKCRFPDDTDTNKKLRRAPAKARRGGGGQPDAGLPSRPLGAGHRAGSRAHGHGHGREAVVAKPKHKRTDSRRWRSAAEVSYEEALRRARRGRREPAGLFAAGPYASPYAYAASDSEYSAECESLFHSTVLDTSEDERSNYTTNCFGDSESSVSEGDFVGDSTSTSDSEESGGLIWSQFVQTLPLQPVPASDLRHNPTKTFVKIKASHNLKKKILRFRSGSLKLMTTV
- the DACT1 gene encoding dapper homolog 1 isoform X2 → MKPSPTGTAKEQEPPAPARGEQRTAEPEGRWREKGEADTERQRTRERQEATLAGLAELEYLRQRQELLVRGALRGTGGAGAAAARAGELPGEAAQRNRLEEKFLEENILLLRKQLNCLRRRDAGLLNQLQELDKQISDLRLDVEKTSEERLETDSRPSSGFYELSDGASGSLSNSSNSVFSECLSSCHSSTCFCSPLEATLTISDGCPKSADVNPKYQCDLVSKNGNDVYRYPSPLHAVAVQSPMFLLCLTGNPLREEERLGNHANDVCAVSELDAVKTDTNSPSPSSLWSAPHPSSSKKMDGYILSLVQKKTHPVRTNKPRTSVNADPTKGLLRNGSVCVRVTGGVSQGNNGNLKNSKQVPLPSGGIPSLDSGGFSPPKQWSKESKPEPLESKRLPAPEGCSPGTATELQGKHLPKNAKPVSQEHARCPPAGTGESSKESGQIPAASPKESPGRVLAPLQENKVVQPLKKVPQKNSPQAGTLAPPPAASALLPPTFPAEERPALDFRSEGSSSQSLEEGPPGKAPPVLAPPPGVRPPRGARPAAAPRGSGVKHRALAVHGPESALPPVREKARVAGKKCRFPDDTDTNKKLRRAPAKARRGGGGQPDAGLPSRPLGAGHRAGSRAHGHGHGREAVVAKPKHKRTDSRRWRSAAEVSYEEALRRARRGRREPAGLFAAGPYASPYAYAASDSEYSAECESLFHSTVLDTSEDERSNYTTNCFGDSESSVSEGDFVGDSTSTSDSEESGGLIWSQFVQTLPLQPVPASDLRHNPTKTFVKIKASHNLKKKILRFRSGSLKLMTTV